In Brachybacterium saurashtrense, the genomic stretch CTACGGGTCCCTCTCGGAATCCCTGGGCGAGGAGATCACCCCCGAGACCTCTCCGGACCATCTGCGGGCCATCGCCCGCTCGCTCGATCTGGATCTGGATCATCCGAAGTTCGGCCACGGAAAGCTCGTCGAGGAGCTGTTCGAGCATCGCGTGGGCGATCATCTGCACGAGCCCACGTTCGTGCGCGATTTCCCGGTGGAGACCAGCCCCCTGGTGCGCGCCCATCGCACGCAGCCCGGCGTGGTGGAGAAGTGGGACCTCTACGTGCGCGGCTTCGAACTGGGCACGGGCTACTCCGAGCTGGTGGATCCGGTGATCCAGCGCGAGCGCTTCGCCCAGCAGGCACGGCTCGCCGCGCAGGGCGACGACGAGGCGATGCGTATGGACGAGGACTTCCTGGAGGCGATGGAGTACGCGCTGCCGCCCACCGGCGGCATGGGAATGGGAATGGACCGTCTCCTCATGGCGCTCACGGGGCTCGGAATCCGCGAGACCATCCTCTTCCCGCTCGTGAAGCCGGAGGCCTGAGATGGATTCGGGGTTCTGGTTCGAGGCGGGGGCGCTGCTCCCGTCGCTCGGCGTGGGACTTCTGTTCTGGTTCGTGCTGCGATCCCTGCTGCGGGCGGATCGACGGGAACGGGAGGCCGAACGCCAGGCGGAACGCGAATACGACGATCGGCATGACAGCGATGAAGCGCGCCACGCCGAGTGAGCCGATTTCGCAATCAGATTGAAATCACGCCCTCCGCTATGGATACTGTGTGCAGAAGCGAGCTTGAATCGGGGCCGCTCATGTTTTCACCAACAGACCAGCGAGGGAGAACCCCCATGGCACGGAAGACCTACGTGGAGCTCGTCGACGATCTCAGCGGGGACAAGGCCGATGAGACGGTGAGCTTCGCCCTGGACGGCGTGGCCTACGAGATCGACCTGTCCGACGTCAACGCCTCCCGCCTGCGCGAGGAGCTCGGCACGTGGGTCGAGAAGGCCCGCCGTGTGGGAGGCCGCCGTACCCGTGGCACGTCCTCCGCCCGTCGCGGCTCCAACGACTCCGCGCGCATCCGCGAGTGGGCGCGCGAAGCCGGCTACGAGGTGCCGGATCGCGGTCGCATCTCCAGCACAATCCGCACCGCCTACGAGGAGGCGCACGGGAAG encodes the following:
- a CDS encoding histone-like nucleoid-structuring protein Lsr2; its protein translation is MARKTYVELVDDLSGDKADETVSFALDGVAYEIDLSDVNASRLREELGTWVEKARRVGGRRTRGTSSARRGSNDSARIREWAREAGYEVPDRGRISSTIRTAYEEAHGK